One window of Nostoc sp. C052 genomic DNA carries:
- a CDS encoding GFA family protein: MSLPYTGGCQCGQIRYEIHAQPLTLYLCHCKECQKQSSSAFGMSLTVLRDAVVIVQGKPKAWTRKNDSGREVNNLFCGDCGTRLFHERTYNPNTINVKAGTLDDTSWLRPVGNIWTRSAQSWVIISDQLLNYDGQPEDTQPLWEKWKQQHP; this comes from the coding sequence GTGAGTCTTCCATATACCGGTGGTTGTCAATGTGGACAGATTCGTTATGAAATTCATGCCCAACCATTAACACTTTACCTATGCCACTGCAAGGAGTGTCAAAAACAATCTTCTAGTGCTTTTGGAATGTCTCTTACAGTCTTACGAGATGCTGTTGTAATTGTTCAGGGAAAACCAAAAGCTTGGACTCGGAAAAATGATAGCGGACGTGAAGTAAATAACCTATTTTGTGGCGACTGCGGAACGCGATTATTCCATGAACGGACTTATAATCCAAATACTATCAATGTCAAAGCTGGAACCTTAGATGATACAAGTTGGTTACGCCCAGTGGGTAATATTTGGACACGCAGCGCCCAGTCATGGGTGATAATTTCAGACCAATTGCTCAACTATGACGGTCAACCAGAGGATACGCAGCCTTTATGGGAAAAATGGAAACAACAACACCCATAA
- a CDS encoding NB-ARC domain-containing protein has translation MNRQKPRRKRGVILTTEGFQKLHTAKCQAESWENSDQRYTLEQLRSRTGLDPDTLMKVFRCQIGVDKQSLNCCFKAFNLRLEASDYQLPPIENPTQNLESPTLNCIDWDDAPDVSIFCGRTAELATLEQWIIGDRCRLVTLLGMGGIGKTWLSMKLATQIQEQFQFVIWRTLRNAPPVKDMLANLLQVLSTDPSTHLPETVEGRISQLINYFKKHRCLLILDNAEAILKDAADNGDYGYPCPENESYGQFFRQLGETSHQSCLLLISREKPNQIRRMGGKKLPVRVLQLQGLQIQEIQEIFNAKGYFCGSNIEWNKLVERYEGNPLALNIVSTTIQELFDGRIGEFIKQDVVVFGEIYYLVKQHLNRLSNVEKQITHWLAINYQPVSFSELRSQISTLVSPQQLLEALSVLQERSLVHKNAALFSLSPIVREYINNQLIENKVSYKMKSKKYQQNVPQIIQIQN, from the coding sequence ATGAATCGACAAAAACCCAGACGTAAACGTGGTGTAATTCTCACTACTGAAGGATTTCAGAAACTACACACGGCTAAATGTCAAGCAGAAAGTTGGGAAAACTCCGATCAACGTTACACTTTGGAACAACTCAGGTCACGTACTGGCTTAGATCCAGATACCCTGATGAAAGTATTTCGGTGTCAAATTGGAGTAGATAAGCAAAGCCTAAATTGCTGTTTTAAGGCTTTTAACTTACGACTGGAAGCAAGTGATTATCAATTACCTCCCATTGAAAATCCTACCCAAAATCTAGAATCCCCAACCCTAAATTGTATTGATTGGGACGATGCACCAGATGTATCTATCTTTTGCGGACGCACAGCAGAATTGGCGACTTTGGAACAATGGATAATAGGCGATCGCTGTCGGTTAGTGACACTATTAGGTATGGGGGGAATTGGTAAAACTTGGCTATCGATGAAGTTGGCTACTCAAATTCAAGAACAGTTTCAGTTTGTGATTTGGCGAACTCTCCGTAATGCGCCACCAGTCAAAGATATGCTAGCCAATTTACTCCAAGTTTTATCAACCGATCCGTCAACTCATTTACCAGAAACAGTAGAAGGTCGAATTTCTCAATTGATTAATTATTTCAAGAAACATCGTTGTTTGTTGATTTTAGATAATGCAGAGGCAATTTTAAAAGATGCTGCCGATAATGGTGACTATGGTTACCCTTGTCCAGAAAATGAAAGTTATGGTCAATTTTTTAGACAATTAGGAGAAACATCTCATCAAAGTTGCTTGCTGCTAATAAGTCGGGAAAAGCCAAATCAAATTAGGCGAATGGGAGGTAAAAAATTACCTGTTCGTGTCTTGCAACTGCAAGGGTTACAGATACAAGAAATCCAGGAAATATTTAATGCCAAGGGTTACTTTTGCGGTTCAAATATCGAGTGGAACAAGCTCGTTGAACGCTATGAAGGAAATCCATTGGCATTAAATATCGTCTCTACTACCATTCAAGAGTTATTTGATGGCAGAATTGGTGAATTTATCAAGCAAGATGTAGTAGTTTTCGGTGAGATTTACTATCTAGTCAAACAACATCTTAATCGGTTATCAAACGTGGAAAAGCAGATTACACACTGGCTAGCAATTAATTATCAGCCAGTTTCATTTTCAGAATTGCGATCGCAAATATCCACCTTAGTATCACCACAACAATTACTAGAGGCTTTGTCAGTTCTGCAAGAGCGATCGCTAGTTCATAAAAATGCTGCTCTTTTCTCTCTATCACCCATAGTTAGAGAATATATCAATAACCAATTAATCGAAAATAAAGTTAGCTACAAGATGAAATCTAAAAAGTATCAACAAAACGTTCCTCAGATCATCCAGATCCAAAATTGA
- a CDS encoding peptidoglycan-binding domain-containing protein, translated as MSVSSPEVIRHILIGLGYLAPEIDPKPDLTKFAPWKRNNNSLTDDPTEEAIKKFQKQYAQKLTVNGNADAETRTVMEDTVKGLQNRLKFHHFATDAEIPPDKPFYGPATYTAVKRFQKSQGLTENGIATIEQRQILQQQSLTDKPPTPPQTQLKLIDLCFQFKKNPQNPSYIAALNNLQQNLPKDVLHKVTNKWRGTNDQNPEIVKLTNLFTYYDDNNANHRDALNHLQSQITPAISQAFLNLWNKK; from the coding sequence ATGTCCGTTAGTAGCCCTGAAGTCATCCGTCATATATTGATTGGGCTGGGATATTTAGCTCCTGAGATTGATCCTAAGCCGGATCTCACTAAATTTGCTCCCTGGAAGCGGAATAACAACTCCTTAACAGACGATCCTACTGAAGAAGCCATTAAGAAGTTTCAAAAACAGTACGCACAAAAACTTACGGTTAATGGTAATGCTGATGCCGAGACTCGAACTGTAATGGAAGATACAGTCAAAGGGCTTCAGAATAGATTGAAGTTTCACCATTTTGCAACCGATGCTGAAATTCCTCCCGACAAGCCTTTTTATGGCCCAGCTACTTATACAGCAGTCAAGAGATTTCAGAAATCTCAGGGTTTAACTGAAAATGGTATTGCTACTATTGAACAGCGTCAAATTTTACAGCAACAGAGTCTCACAGATAAGCCCCCGACACCGCCTCAGACACAACTCAAGCTGATAGATTTGTGCTTCCAATTTAAAAAAAATCCTCAAAATCCTTCTTACATTGCAGCCTTAAATAACTTACAACAAAATTTACCCAAGGATGTTTTACACAAAGTTACTAACAAATGGAGGGGAACAAATGATCAAAACCCTGAGATTGTCAAGTTGACAAATCTCTTTACTTATTATGATGACAACAATGCAAATCATCGTGATGCACTAAATCACTTACAAAGTCAGATTACCCCAGCCATCTCTCAAGCATTTTTAAATCTCTGGAATAAGAAGTAA
- the cobO gene encoding cob(I)yrinic acid a,c-diamide adenosyltransferase, which translates to MKNDTPQELNSDQEIGRLIDEVMSSSLTDEQYRKKMQRRKEVQDKRIAEAVPEKGLIIVNTGNGKGKTTAALGMVLRSLGHGYKVAIVQFIKGSWEPSEKRVFSYWEDQIEFHAMGEGFTWETQDRDRDLDKASAAWEKSLEYIRNPDFHLVLLDEINIALKMAYLPVEDVLAGLAQKPANKHVILTGRGAPAALIERADLVTEMTLIKHPFRDQGVKAQPGIEY; encoded by the coding sequence ATGAAAAACGATACACCACAAGAATTGAACTCAGACCAAGAAATTGGGCGCTTGATTGATGAGGTAATGTCTTCGTCTCTGACTGATGAACAGTACCGCAAAAAGATGCAGCGACGCAAAGAAGTTCAAGACAAGCGTATAGCAGAAGCCGTACCAGAAAAAGGGTTAATTATTGTAAATACTGGTAACGGCAAGGGTAAAACCACTGCGGCTTTAGGGATGGTGTTACGATCGCTAGGTCATGGGTATAAAGTAGCGATCGTTCAATTCATCAAAGGTAGCTGGGAACCTTCTGAGAAAAGGGTTTTCAGCTATTGGGAAGACCAGATAGAATTTCACGCAATGGGCGAAGGCTTTACCTGGGAAACTCAAGACCGCGATCGCGATCTTGACAAAGCTAGCGCCGCCTGGGAAAAATCATTAGAATACATCCGCAACCCAGACTTTCATCTGGTATTGTTAGACGAAATCAATATCGCCCTCAAAATGGCTTACTTACCAGTAGAAGATGTTTTAGCTGGTTTGGCGCAAAAACCCGCTAACAAACATGTTATTCTCACAGGTAGAGGCGCACCAGCTGCTTTAATTGAACGTGCTGACCTAGTAACCGAAATGACTCTAATTAAGCACCCTTTCCGCGATCAAGGTGTGAAAGCACAACCGGGAATTGAATATTAA
- a CDS encoding plasmid pRiA4b ORF-3 family protein, with product MEDLFARLERTLNPELPTLAESQQQLLQELTIDENQPGTILHDFQTLIDFLQPNGVEVSSVNNLLPLKVLSEVNSWLSHPIETKLKRPVQKSYPYINGLYLLLRSSGIAQIRSQGKKQVLVLDAATLQSWSSLNLTERYFNLLEAWLIWGNNEILGEHQDSLGNLFRCMQLWPRVPDKGLKFPKYEHQHDISYYPGLHNVALLELFGLLSIKHGKPQEGKGWRITSVQRLPFGDALLQLLFPLGIRGELQDDVNVTFGKLQSHLQPFFPEWKHNLLVPKQGFTDGIYIFKVFLYKAWRRIAIPANKPLSWLAETILDAFDFDYDHLYEFSYKDHFGRIIKIGHAYMETPPFADQVQIGDLSLEAGGKMTYLYDFGDNWKFDVQLEAINLPDKKIKKPKILEVHGNAPQQYWSEDDESDEDEE from the coding sequence ATGGAAGATTTATTTGCGCGACTAGAACGCACACTCAATCCTGAACTGCCAACCCTTGCAGAGTCACAACAACAACTCCTCCAAGAACTCACTATTGATGAAAATCAACCCGGTACGATTCTACATGACTTTCAAACCCTGATAGATTTCTTGCAACCAAACGGAGTGGAAGTTAGTAGTGTTAATAACCTTCTACCGCTAAAAGTACTATCAGAAGTTAATTCTTGGTTAAGTCACCCAATTGAAACTAAACTTAAACGCCCCGTACAGAAATCATACCCCTACATTAATGGACTATATCTGTTATTACGCAGTTCTGGAATAGCCCAAATTAGATCCCAAGGGAAGAAGCAGGTTTTAGTTTTAGACGCAGCAACTTTACAATCATGGTCAAGCCTGAACTTAACAGAACGTTATTTCAACTTATTAGAAGCTTGGTTGATTTGGGGAAATAACGAAATTTTGGGCGAACATCAAGATTCATTAGGGAATTTATTTAGATGTATGCAGCTTTGGCCCCGCGTCCCAGATAAAGGTTTAAAATTCCCGAAATATGAACACCAACACGATATTAGTTATTATCCCGGTCTGCATAATGTTGCCCTGCTAGAGTTATTTGGATTGTTATCAATCAAACATGGTAAACCACAAGAAGGCAAGGGGTGGCGTATTACTAGTGTACAACGCTTACCCTTTGGTGATGCTCTGTTGCAATTACTTTTTCCATTGGGTATACGAGGCGAATTACAGGATGATGTAAATGTGACTTTTGGAAAATTACAGTCACATTTACAACCATTTTTTCCAGAATGGAAGCATAATTTACTTGTTCCTAAGCAAGGCTTCACGGATGGTATTTATATTTTTAAAGTGTTCCTTTATAAAGCTTGGCGACGTATTGCTATACCAGCAAATAAACCATTAAGCTGGCTAGCAGAGACAATCCTTGATGCCTTTGATTTTGATTACGATCACCTCTACGAGTTTAGTTATAAAGACCATTTTGGTCGCATCATCAAAATCGGTCATGCCTACATGGAAACACCGCCATTTGCAGACCAAGTACAAATTGGTGATTTATCTTTAGAAGCAGGTGGTAAAATGACCTATCTTTATGATTTTGGTGACAACTGGAAATTTGATGTGCAGTTAGAAGCAATTAATCTACCTGATAAGAAAATTAAAAAACCTAAGATTTTAGAAGTTCACGGAAATGCACCTCAACAGTATTGGAGTGAGGATGATGAATCGGATGAAGATGAAGAATAA